The nucleotide window tctagtTCCTCCAAGTTATGACTTgaattcattcgttcatttaattatccattcagtaaacatttaataaaagattagttggacttccctggtggcacagtggttaagaatctgcctgccagtgcaggggaccacaggttcgggccctggtccgggaagatcccacatgccacggagcaactaagcccgtgcgccacaactactgagcctgcgtgccacaactatggaagcccatgcacctagagcccgtgcttcacaacaagagaagccactgcagtgagaagcctgcacaccacaatgagtagccccagctcaatgcaactagaggaagcctgcgtgcaaagacccaacacagccaaatataaataaataaataaataaatttaaaagaaaaagattagcATGTACAGCATGTTCTGTTCAGTGCTGAGGACGGGGCATATGATATGTATGGAGAAGCCCCCACGTTAGGTAGTTTCTGATGTAGGTAGATACGCCCGGCTTACCTACGTCCGTTATATGTGGTCACAATGGGAGACCCATTCGCTGTAGAAAACCCTCCTCCACCACTGCTTCACCTCAGATTCTCCTGCCCTTCTCCTTCAGGCTTACGTTTGCTTCGATTTTCCTCACTGTTCTTGTTTTGCTCCCTTGTAGTGTAGGCTGAGATGTGTGGTAGGAGGACTTCTTAAACGTTGGGGATAAGAAGGGAACTTGTGTCTCCTGACTCACATTTAGTCTCCTCATTCACCCACAAAGCTCCCATTTTCATCTTCAGCACAGAACCTTGATCATATTCTAATGCCTTTGGTTGAAATGTCCAAGATAGCGTAAGTGTTCATGTTCTTATGAAAAGGAAATCATTCTTATTTCTGTCTTGTGTTTACCAAAGACAGTGGCATTTGGTCCTATTCCATCATTCCCAGATGGTCTAAGTGAAAGATCTTTTTCTCTCCCACTGGTGATTGCAATACCAGAATAAATGATAGTTctgatgttttgattttttttttcagataatgcCAAAAGTCAGTATTAACATCAccaatttattgaaaaatattcagaacttatttttttaatgaataaactaaatagtacattttaaacactaacttataaatatattagaaaatatcaaGTAAGTACAAAAATATAAAGGTCAAACACATTTCAGTCTAACGTAAGTTCTTATATAACAATAGAGAATTCAAAACGAAACTAAGCATGACATAAAGTGAAGATGATCTATTCAGCATGAAAAACTGAAGGAAATAGTAGAATtgatttttaatgtgattttataaAGCAAAATGCATCAGAAGTGTCATAATTGAGTCCAGTGGACTTTAGCGCAAATTTTTCtagcttttcttttgaaaagccCTTTTTGATTCTATACCAGCTGAGGAACGGTGAAGAGATACATATAATCTACCTCCAAGTTTTCTCTAAATCCTTCATCTTCGTCTTCAGATAATCCCACCTCTTATTTATGACGGAAGAGACCTTTTTTGAGcaactttttgcttttttgttgacTGCAGCtataattttttgttattaaacaAGCACTTTTACGTCATCTTCCTTAGTTTCATCACAGAGATGAAGATCTTGATGCAGAGTTACTTATATCAGTTTCAGTACTGTCATGTTGGTTTCCTTTGATTTGGAAAGTCTTCCAACTAGAGTAAGAACTATTCTTGTCATAGATGCTGTGCTTAGTCagggtcattttttttcttttaatgaggaTTATGGAGATGCAGAAGAACAAAATAGGGAGATAATAGAAAAGCGTGTTTAGAATGTCAATGCAGGGTGTAACTGGGCAGAGAATAGTGTTATTCAGCAAGCAAGCATTTTAATATGTTGAATAATTCAGTCATCAACTTgatctcagatttttaaaaacagcaaaactCTCTACTCTGCTGCCTATGTTGCTTTCTTTGACTGTAGTTCCTTCTCTTGGGTGGCCTCCAGGACAGCCTCCTCTGATGTGCTGGCCCCATTGTATCGTAGTATTTTCCTGACCTGTTTTGCTCCCCTTAAGAACATTCAGGACCTCCACTCTGTACAGTATCTGACTCTGTCCATGGCagcagttttcatttctttcccacACAGCCATCTTGCCTGGCCCCAGTTCCTCTAATTCCCCAACCCAGTGATCTATCTCAGGGGCCTTTACCCTGTCAGGTCTATTCTCTACTCTTTTTCTCCCCCCACctttggagaaagaaggaagtgacGTGGGATATGTATCGGGAGGTTGGAGAGGCGGGGCAGAGATAGTAAAGAGTGGGATGGCACTGGAATTACAGGAGCTGAGTGGTAAATGGGCCAGGAGGGCTTATGGTGAAAGAATCAGGGATGCGTGCCCATGGGCTAAGcagggaaaagaaagtaaagggAAGATTGGTGAGCAGGACAGGAAGGCCAAGGAGACCAATGACCTTGTCTGAAGAAACAGCATTTTATGAACAGAATAccaaggtttcttttttaatatagtatgTTATCAGAAGCTGGAGTGCCAAAACTCACtagctatgtttttttttttttaatcatttttagtcTTCAAATTCTCTAAGAGATCTCAAAAGGTTTACTTTAAGAACTAGAGGATATTTTCGTGGTGTCATCATTGAACTTATTCAGACctttaaaaaggttttttaaattggCAGTAAAAAGTTTTTATATTGATATGAGCATTAGTCTTTTCTGTTTAACAGTGgggttttaaaattaatatggtGTACTTTATTTGTGTGTTGGATTTCAAGTCTGGAAAACATGATTTAATTTGAAAGATATATGATGACATACAAAATTTTATTGTCCTGGGTACTCTTATCTTGTGAAATGATAAACCTTAAAACCGTCCCTTAGTTCTGAACTGAAAAGAAAGTACATAgtacatttgttttcttccatGAAGAAATGTATGCACTAAGATAAGACTTGGCTTGTTTTACAcagtaaaattttctgtttgaaaGACTGTCATTTAATTTATGACACAAATCAGAAGCCAAATATTCTCTGAGGTGGTTATACAAAGATGAACAGAATGACCGAGAGTAGAAATGTGTCATCCCAAGTATCCTATGCAATTAAAAAAGTAAAGCTCGTTAGATATTTAAGATGTGAATAAGGCAACTATCTATATGTAGTTGACTTgttgttttggggggagggtggtggaaCTGGCATTCATGTCAGTGAACTATTATTTTGCATTGGACAAATACACTGTTACAGAatagaagatattttattttgttggagTATCTAATTCTTAACCCGTTTCAATTAAAGCAATATTGACATTAATGGTATCTATCTTGTTAAGGAAGTAAATCAACTCAACAAGAAGCTGAGTCGTAGTCTTTGATCCTGAGTCACCCAGATAGTTTCCCAGAGTCGTTACTAACCTTGTCTTTGTGACATAACATGTTGTCTTCACTTATCTTAAATTATATCATGAAATTCCTGAGGTAAAATTAATTGTACTATCATCATAAAACCATATGCCACATACGTCAAGACTTCTATCTTAATCTGatcatataaatgtataatacgcttatttaatttaataaaatataatccaTACTTTAAAGTAAAGCataacatttatgatttttttccccttttgcggtatgcgggcctccccccccccccgctgcagATAACATTTGTGATTTTTACATCAGTATTCTGaatagcaaaattaaaaattaaacatttattaccaTCCACTTACAAATCTGTAGTGAACAAAATGTATCCACAtggtagattttcttttttccaactttactgaggtaaatttatatattgtaaaacTCCACATGGTAGGtttttagaaaaaaacttttttgtttttaaaggaaattgttTCTCTGATTATCTCTCCAAATACCCCTCTTCATGGTCCTCATTAAAGAGATGAGAGAGTACAGAAAAATATAGGACTTGCTCTTTTCTAGGTGAGCCTTCGTGCAGATTACTTTATGACAGTGCTTgtgtgtgtcaggcattgtggTGGGTGCTTGGGTTAATAAGTGGGTACAGCATGGCTCCTACCCTCAGGAGCTTGGCATTCAAGTCAGGGACTCAGCATGTAAGAtaatctgtttccttctctcctttgcctACCTGAATCTAACCATCCTTCGAGAGCTAGTTCAATTCCCAAACTTTTCACGAAATCTGCACCAGCCCAAACTCCCAGTGATACTCCCTTTTTTTGAACTTCCTTTACATTATTTAGTAATAgaatatatacagttttatacttttgtctccttaataGGATTTTAAATTCTTTGTGAACAGGAATTATTTTCCTATTATCTTTAGGATCTTATTAGCACATAATGCATTAGTAGTTTCATAGTAGATGCTGGAAGTACTTGCCGATTCTCTTGACTCTAAGGCTTTTCAAGCtacacttttctttaaaaaaaaaaaaagaaagaaaagaaatatagagaTACAAacgaaaaatatgataaaaagagAGCTTGCTTTTCCTCTTATACAACTGCCAGGTATTGGTACTACTTTTGACTGTTTACAGGTAATTTGTTTTTGGGGAGAGGGTATCTTTCAAGTGCTAAGGAAATGTGTCAGGGAAAAGACAAACTGTTTGCACAACAGTGAAGATAAGCAAGCTGGCTCATTTAGCGGCCTAGCTATTTACTTACAGTCTCCTCTCTTATAGATACTGCAGGAGAAGAGGCTGGGTACGATCCACACTCATTATGTCTGTTCCACAAACAAGTACTTCTAAAGGGAAAGTCATGCTTAAAGAATACAGTGGGCGCAAGATTGAAGTAGAGCACATTTTTAAGTGGATAACTGCTCATGCAGCTTCACGGATCAAAACCATTTATAATGCTGAACGTTTGAAAGAAGAATGGAATAAAAGTGATCAATACTGGGTAAAAATATACCTATTTGCAAACCTTGACCAACCCCCAGCTTTCTTCTCTGCACTAAGCATAAAGTTTACTGGAagagttgagtttatttttgtaaatgtggaAAATTGGGACAACAAGAGTTATATGACAGATATTGGTGTATATAACATGCCATCATACATACTTAGAACTCCTGAAGGAATTTACAGGTATGGAAACCACACGGGCGAATTTATATCCCTTCAGGCCATGGATTCATTTTTGCGCTCAGTACAACCTGAAGTaaatgatttgtttgttttgagctTGGTTCTAGTTAATCTTATGGCTTGGATGGACTTATTTATCACACAAGGAGCTACCATAAAACGATTTGTGGTTCTCATAAGCACTTTAGGGACATATAATTCTCTATTAATTATTTCCTGGCTACCTGTGTTGGGCTTTTTACAGCTCCCTTACTTAGATAGCTTTTATGAGTATAGCTTAAAATTGTTGAGATATTCCAATACAACCACGCTGGCCTCATGGGTCAGGGCAGACTGGATGTTTTATTCTTCACACCCAGCCTTGTTTCTTAGTACATACCTTGGACATGGTTTACTAGTCGATTACTTTGAAAAGAAGAGACGGCGCAACAACAACAATGATGAAGTCAATGCCAATAACTTAGAGTGGTTATCAAGTCTGTGGGACTGGTACACCAGCTACCTCTTCCACCCGATTGCTTCTTTTCAGAACTTCCCTGTAGAATCTGATTGGGACGAAGACCCCGACTTGTTCTTGGAGCGATTAGCTTTCCCTGACCTTTGGCTTCACCCTCTGATACCAACTGATTATATAAAAAACTTGCCAGTGTGGCGATTTAAATGCCTTGGAGTCCAGTCTGAAGAGGAAATGTTGGAAGGTCCTCAAGATATTGAAAATGACTCAGACAGTGAGAGCACAGACACTTTTAGCAGCGAGAAGGAAGTATTTGAAGATAAACGAAACGTAGTTCACAATTCTCCAGGAAGAGCAAGCCACTGTGATCCTGAGGCTTGTTCATGTGCCAATAAATATTGTCAGACCAGCCCTTATGCAAGGAAGGGGCGGTCATATGGATCATATAGCACTAACGAAGACTTGGAACCTGATTGGTTAACTTGGCCTGCTGATATGCTGCACTGTACTGAATGTGTTGTTTGCCTAGAGAATTTTGAAAATGGATGTTTGCTAATGGGGTTGCCCTGTGGTCATGTGTTCCATCAGAATTGCATTGTGATGTGGTTGGCTGGGGGCCGACACTGTTGCCCTGTTTGCCGGTGGCCTTCTTACAAAAAAAAGCAGCCATATGCACACCACCAGCCCTTGTCAAATGATGTCCCATCTTAACCACGTGCAATTTGTCCTTTATAAGCTTTGCGTATCCTACAGCTTGCCTTTTTAATGTTAGTCACCAAGTTTTTGTGGTTTGACGTTTAATTTAATGTTAGTGCGGTGACAGGAAATATACATTTTGCTAACGTTGATGACAATTATTTGGTTGCCTTGTGTGTCAATATGAATGcatacttaaatgtaaaaatttttatttacaacaTTGGAAATTCAGAAGTTAATGTCTTTTTGTAAGCACAAAAGAAGTATGATAGAAATTTATCCTAGCAAGACTTTACAAGGTAGGATCAAATTCTAATGGAATTGAGGGAGTTTCTAAATGTTTCCTCCCTTTTTACAATCTGTGTCCAGCCCCTCTTGGTTAAATAATGTATGCTCTGAGACATGAAATTAAAACAGACctatgaaataaattattttaaaaccagaagattacagcttttttaaaattgtttttgataAGGTGGCTGAGTGCTATAAGTGTTTTGCTGGTTTGTTAATTTCACAGGTAAGCCAAATATGATTCTTGACTCGTGGGGGTAAAAACAAGACAAATTACGTTGCTGACACTAGCCAGAGGTGATGTTAGTCCCCCTTGGTTAGCTTTGATGGGAAGGAATTTCATGATGggctttttttaaagtattaaatcaCTTATGAGTATATTCATGTAAATAAAATCAGCTATAGCGTATTGGCCACACATagattactttatatatttttcctgactttttattttgaaaaaatttttaactatagAAAGGTGGAAACATAGTACAATGAACATTCATTTCTCTAATTCACCAGGTGTTTACATTCtgttatatttgctttatctcttctatgtctataattttttttcctttctctctttttttttcttttttgctgatcCCTTTGAAAGTAAATTTCAGTCATCATGATGCTTCTTTGCCACTAAAATGTACCATGTAACTCCTAAGAACAAGAACATTTTTTATATAACCACCACACCATTATCACAcccaggaaatttaacattgatttaATAATATCTAGTATACAATTTGTACTCCCCAGTTGCTCccaaaatattctatatctttatatgtttctgttttgtttttattgggaACTCAGGCAAACTTTATGATTGGGTTTAGTCtcctttgtttcattcttttctctagaGCAgttcccctgcccccccccccttttttttaaagtcttttctgacatttttgaagagtacaggcTAGTTGGCTTATGGAATGTTCCACATTTCTGGATTTGTCTGAgtgtttcttcatgattagatTTAAAGTAAACAATATTGCCTAGATGATATGTATTTCCCTTTTGTATGACATCTGAAGGCACGGTGATGTCAGTTCATCCCATTGTTGGTGATGCTAAATTTGGCTAAGATAGTATCTGTCTTATCTTTGCAATGTAAGGTACTTCCCACTTGATAATTAAGAAGGAACCTGTGAGGCCACATGAGTATCCTGTTCTTCAATAAACTTTAACCCAATGGTTTTAACATCTGTTGATGATTATTAGCCTGAATCAGTTATTAAATAGGAGTCGTGACTTggagatttttaaattcta belongs to Pseudorca crassidens isolate mPseCra1 chromosome 14, mPseCra1.hap1, whole genome shotgun sequence and includes:
- the RNF103 gene encoding E3 ubiquitin-protein ligase RNF103 isoform X1, with product MWLKLFFLLLYFLVLFVLARFFEAIVWYETGIFATQLVDPVALSFKKLKTILECRGLGYSGLPEKKDVRELVEKSGDLMEGELYSALKEEEASESVSSTNFSGEMHFYELVEDTKDGIWLVQVIANDRSPLVGKIHWEKMVKKVSRFGIRTGTFNCSSDPRYCRRRGWVRSTLIMSVPQTSTSKGKVMLKEYSGRKIEVEHIFKWITAHAASRIKTIYNAERLKEEWNKSDQYWVKIYLFANLDQPPAFFSALSIKFTGRVEFIFVNVENWDNKSYMTDIGVYNMPSYILRTPEGIYRYGNHTGEFISLQAMDSFLRSVQPEVNDLFVLSLVLVNLMAWMDLFITQGATIKRFVVLISTLGTYNSLLIISWLPVLGFLQLPYLDSFYEYSLKLLRYSNTTTLASWVRADWMFYSSHPALFLSTYLGHGLLVDYFEKKRRRNNNNDEVNANNLEWLSSLWDWYTSYLFHPIASFQNFPVESDWDEDPDLFLERLAFPDLWLHPLIPTDYIKNLPVWRFKCLGVQSEEEMLEGPQDIENDSDSESTDTFSSEKEVFEDKRNVVHNSPGRASHCDPEACSCANKYCQTSPYARKGRSYGSYSTNEDLEPDWLTWPADMLHCTECVVCLENFENGCLLMGLPCGHVFHQNCIVMWLAGGRHCCPVCRWPSYKKKQPYAHHQPLSNDVPS